A portion of the Calliphora vicina chromosome 5, idCalVici1.1, whole genome shotgun sequence genome contains these proteins:
- the Daao1 gene encoding D-aspartate oxidase, whose product MHFGIVGSGIIGLTTALELQQTFPNAKVTILADRFNEDTTSNVAAGIFRPSTSFMGPTKEITQQWINDAFYYWDDIRRSKDAALAGVCQLSGYIFSSISPTIVRNHYIEKLLPIYRQAKEEELKLCQGDWKYGSFFTTCVTESRLFLPYATKKFNEAGGIVHFQHVNSLTQLPDNYDVVINCTGMGARTLCNDQQLVPIRGQVLKVRAPWIKTAFYGDYDTYIVPGFETVTLGGCRQFESYNMNVCKYDSMAIKERCYNMLPSLKNAEVVRELVGLRPHRAVVRVESEVMQSPNGRSVKVVHNYGHGGYGVTTAPGTAKYAVKLVRDLLVGNSKL is encoded by the exons aTGCATTTCGGTATTGTGGGTAGCGGTATTATTGGTTTGACCACCGCTCTAGAGCTACAACAAACATTTCCCAATGCTAAAGTGACCATTTTGGCCGATCGGTTTAATGAGGACACCACCAGTAATGTGGCAGCCGGTATTTTCCGCCCTAGCACTAGTTTTATGGGACCTACAAAGGAAATCACACA ACAATGGATTAATGATGCCTTCTATTATTGGGACGATATTCGCCGCTCCAAGGATGCTGCCTTAGCCGGTGTTTGCCAGTTGTCTGGTTATATTTTCTCCAGCATTTCGCCCACTATTGTTcgt aACCATTATATTGAAAAGTTGTTACCCATTTATCGTCAAGCTAAGGAAGAGGAGTTGAAATTGTGTCAGGGGGATTGGAAATATGGTTCCTTCTTCACCACGTGTGTAACAGAAAGCCGTCTATTTTTACCTTACGCTACCAAAAA ATTCAATGAAGCCGGAGGTATTGTACATTTCCAACATGTCAACTCATTGACACAACTTCCAGATAATTACGATGTAGTAATAAATTGTACTGGTATGGGTGCGAGAACACTGTGCAATGATCAACAATTAGTTCCTATACGAGGACAAGTCCTTAAAGTTCGCGCCCCCTGGATTAAAACAGCATTTTATGGCGATTATGATACATATATTGTACCTGGCTTTGAAACCGTGACACTTGGTGGCTGTCGCCAGTTCGAAAGCTATAATATGAATGTTTGCAAGTATGATTCGATGGCCATTAAGGAACGTTGTTATAATATGTTGCCTAGCTTGAAGAATGCTGAAGTTGTTCGTGAATTGGTTGGCCTAAGACCACATCGTGCTGTTGTGCGTGTAGAGTCAGAAGTAATGCAGAGTCCAAACGGACGTTCCGTTAAGGTTGTACACAATTACGGTCATGGTGGCTATGGAGTCACTACAGCTCCTGGTACTGCAAAATATGCAGTTAAATTGGTTCGTGATTTGTTGGTTGGAAATAGTAAAttgtaa